A portion of the Polaribacter cellanae genome contains these proteins:
- a CDS encoding KpsF/GutQ family sugar-phosphate isomerase, with the protein MKNSKPIISIAKETILTESKAIANLTNLLDINFETAVNFILNSNGRVIVTGIGKSANIATKIVATFNSTGTPAIFMHAADAIHGDLGNVQENDIVICISKSGNTPEIKVLVPLIKNYGNKIIAITGNVDSFLGKNADFPLNTFVEKEACPNNLAPTTSTTAQLVMGDALAVCLQELRGFSSKDFAKYHPGGALGKRLYLRVSDLIKNNEIPKVTINDTVVKVIIEISEKRLGVTAVLNADELVGIITDGDIRRMLTKTTNFSNLTAKDIMGSNPKTVHQDAMAIEALEKLENNSITQILVVNDTNNYVGVVHLHDLIKEGIF; encoded by the coding sequence TTGAAAAATTCGAAACCTATAATTTCCATTGCCAAAGAGACTATTTTAACTGAAAGTAAAGCTATTGCTAATTTAACAAACTTATTAGATATTAATTTTGAAACTGCTGTTAATTTTATATTAAATTCAAACGGAAGAGTAATTGTAACCGGAATTGGAAAAAGCGCCAACATTGCAACTAAAATTGTGGCAACTTTCAATTCTACAGGAACACCTGCCATTTTTATGCACGCTGCAGATGCCATTCATGGAGATTTAGGAAATGTACAAGAAAACGATATAGTTATTTGTATTTCTAAAAGTGGAAATACACCAGAAATAAAAGTGTTAGTTCCGTTAATTAAAAATTATGGAAATAAAATAATCGCAATTACAGGAAATGTAGATTCCTTTTTAGGAAAAAATGCAGATTTCCCTTTAAATACCTTTGTAGAAAAAGAAGCCTGCCCCAATAATTTGGCACCAACCACAAGTACCACTGCTCAATTAGTTATGGGAGATGCTTTAGCGGTTTGTTTGCAAGAATTAAGAGGATTTTCTAGCAAAGATTTTGCAAAATATCATCCAGGTGGTGCCTTAGGAAAGCGCTTATATTTAAGAGTATCAGATTTAATTAAAAATAATGAAATTCCTAAAGTAACTATTAACGATACTGTTGTAAAAGTAATCATAGAAATTTCTGAAAAACGTTTGGGAGTAACTGCTGTTTTAAATGCTGATGAGTTAGTAGGAATTATTACAGATGGAGATATTCGAAGAATGTTAACAAAAACAACAAATTTTAGCAATTTAACCGCAAAAGATATTATGGGTTCGAACCCAAAAACAGTACACCAAGATGCAATGGCTATTGAAGCTTTAGAAAAGTTAGAAAACAATAGCATTACTCAAATTTTAGTAGTAAACGATACAAATAACTATGTAGGTGTTGTACATTTACACGATTTAATTAAAGAAGGAATTTTCTAA
- a CDS encoding response regulator, translating into MITIIMAEDHQMLIDGVKSFFEYDDDINIIGTVNNGEDLVKIVSLKQPKMVITDIRMPKMDGIQATKIIKNKFPHIHILAMTMFDQPDAIKQMLNAGATGYILKNSGIKMLSKAIVSVSNGETFFDPNVAFNFMNSYIDDNVTVGKTDKVVLSNREKEILQLIANGKTSKEIATELFLAKTTIDTHRKNMIRKLNLSSGNELIKYAVDKKYQF; encoded by the coding sequence ATGATAACAATAATTATGGCAGAAGATCATCAAATGTTAATTGATGGCGTAAAATCTTTTTTTGAATATGATGATGATATCAATATTATTGGCACTGTAAATAATGGGGAAGATTTGGTAAAAATTGTTTCTCTAAAACAACCCAAAATGGTAATTACAGATATTCGAATGCCAAAAATGGATGGAATTCAGGCTACTAAAATCATTAAAAATAAATTTCCTCATATACATATTTTAGCGATGACGATGTTCGATCAGCCAGATGCAATTAAACAAATGCTAAATGCTGGTGCAACTGGCTATATTTTAAAAAATTCTGGAATAAAAATGTTATCGAAAGCTATTGTTTCTGTTTCTAATGGCGAAACTTTTTTCGACCCAAATGTAGCCTTTAATTTTATGAATAGCTATATCGACGATAATGTAACTGTTGGTAAGACAGATAAAGTTGTTTTATCAAACAGAGAAAAAGAAATTTTGCAGTTAATTGCAAATGGCAAAACGTCTAAAGAAATAGCAACAGAATTATTTTTAGCAAAAACAACCATAGACACACATCGCAAAAATATGATTCGTAAACTAAACTTATCTTCTGGAAACGAACTTATTAAGTATGCTGTTGATAAAAAATATCAATTTTAA
- the lptB gene encoding LPS export ABC transporter ATP-binding protein: MILKADNIQKIYGSRKVVKGISLEVQQGEIIGLLGPNGAGKTTSFYMIVGMVKPNAGHIYLNDEEITEDAMYKRAQKGIGYLAQEASVFRKLSVEDNIMSVLQFTGLSKKEQKIKLESLIEEFNIGHVRKNRGDLLSGGERRRTEIARCLASDPNFILLDEPFAGVDPIAVEDIQSIVAQLKNKNIGILITDHDVQATLAITDKTYLMYNGGILKEGTPEELAANEMVRKVYLGKDFELKKSRFFNN, from the coding sequence ATGATTTTAAAAGCAGATAACATTCAAAAAATTTATGGAAGTAGAAAAGTGGTTAAAGGAATTTCTTTGGAAGTTCAACAAGGAGAAATTATTGGATTGTTAGGTCCAAATGGTGCTGGAAAAACAACTTCTTTTTACATGATTGTTGGAATGGTAAAGCCAAATGCGGGTCATATTTATTTGAATGATGAAGAAATAACTGAAGATGCTATGTACAAACGTGCACAAAAAGGAATTGGTTATTTGGCACAAGAAGCATCCGTTTTTAGAAAATTATCTGTAGAAGATAATATTATGTCTGTCTTACAATTTACAGGGTTGTCTAAAAAAGAACAAAAAATAAAACTCGAATCTTTAATAGAAGAGTTTAATATTGGGCATGTTCGAAAAAACAGAGGAGATTTATTATCTGGTGGAGAACGACGAAGAACAGAAATTGCTCGTTGTTTGGCTTCTGACCCGAATTTTATTTTGTTAGACGAACCTTTTGCTGGTGTAGACCCTATTGCTGTGGAAGATATACAAAGTATTGTAGCACAATTAAAAAATAAAAATATTGGTATTTTAATAACCGACCACGATGTACAAGCAACTTTGGCAATTACAGATAAAACCTATTTAATGTATAATGGAGGAATTTTAAAAGAAGGAACTCCAGAAGAATTGGCAGCAAACGAAATGGTTCGTAAAGTTTATTTAGGAAAAGATTTCGAATTGAAAAAGAGCCGTTTTTTTAATAACTAG
- a CDS encoding carboxymuconolactone decarboxylase family protein codes for MHKKVQEFNDYRSKMNDKILASDNKVIKRIFNLDTNAFQEGHLPVKTKELLGLVASAVLRCDDCVQYHLEAAKKNGVSTEEMMETMSIANLIGGTIVIPHLRKAVEYWEALEE; via the coding sequence ATGCACAAAAAAGTCCAAGAGTTTAATGACTATCGCTCTAAAATGAACGATAAGATTTTAGCGAGTGATAATAAAGTTATAAAAAGAATTTTTAATTTAGATACAAACGCATTCCAAGAAGGACATTTACCAGTAAAAACCAAAGAACTTTTAGGTTTGGTAGCTTCTGCAGTTTTAAGATGTGACGATTGTGTACAATACCATTTAGAAGCAGCGAAAAAAAACGGTGTTTCTACTGAAGAAATGATGGAAACCATGTCTATAGCCAATTTAATTGGTGGTACAATTGTCATACCACATTTGCGAAAAGCTGTTGAATATTGGGAAGCACTTGAGGAGTAA
- a CDS encoding ATP-dependent DNA helicase RecQ, whose translation MDLHSPLKKFFGFSKFKGLQEQVITSIANNQNTFVIMPTGGGKSLCYQLPALMKEGTAIVVSPLIALMKNQVDAIRGISENNGVAHVLNSSLNKSEVAQVKEDIANGITKLLYVAPESLIKEEYVTFLRTQKISFVAIDEAHCISEWGHDFRPEYRNLRHIIKAIDNVPVICLTATATEKVQEDILKTLGITDANRFKASFNRANLFYEVRPKTSDIEKDIIRFVKQRMGKSGIIYCLSRKKVEEIAQILQVNGINAVPYHAGLDAKTRVKHQDMFLMEDCDVVVATIAFGMGIDKPDVRYVIHHDIPKSLESYYQETGRAGRDDGEGYCLAFYAYKDIEKLEKFMASKPVAEQEIGHALLQEVVGYAETSMNRRKYLLHYFGEEFDEINGEGADMDDNSRNPKKKHEAKDDVVKILSVVRDTLQKYKAKEVVNTIIGKENALLTSHKTHLQPFFGIGKDKSAAYWMALIRQILVVNFIRKEIEQYGVIKLEKAGEEFLDNPTSFMMTEDHSYSAENDNTIITNAKSSGVAADEKLIKILKDLRKKVASKTGVPPFAIFQDPSLEDMALKYPITLEELSKVHGVGEGKARKFGKEFVKLIETYVDENDILRPDDLIVKSTGVNSGMKLYIIQNTDRKLPLEDIAKSKGKEMNDLIKEMEAIIYSGTKLNIDYALDDLLDEDQQEEIHEYFMEAESDSIQEALDEFDGDYDEEELRLMRIKFINEVGN comes from the coding sequence ATGGATTTACATAGTCCTTTAAAAAAGTTTTTTGGTTTTAGTAAATTTAAAGGTTTACAAGAACAAGTTATAACTAGTATTGCAAACAATCAAAACACATTTGTTATCATGCCTACTGGTGGTGGTAAATCTTTATGTTATCAGTTACCAGCATTAATGAAAGAGGGAACAGCCATTGTAGTTTCTCCTTTAATTGCATTGATGAAAAACCAGGTAGATGCTATAAGAGGAATTTCCGAAAATAATGGTGTTGCGCACGTTTTAAACTCTTCTTTAAATAAAAGTGAAGTTGCTCAGGTAAAAGAAGATATTGCAAATGGTATTACAAAATTACTATATGTTGCACCAGAATCGTTAATAAAAGAAGAATATGTTACATTTTTGCGTACGCAAAAAATATCTTTTGTTGCGATTGACGAAGCACATTGTATTTCGGAATGGGGGCATGATTTTAGACCAGAATACAGAAATTTACGTCATATTATTAAAGCAATAGACAACGTTCCTGTTATTTGTTTAACTGCAACTGCCACAGAAAAAGTACAAGAAGATATTTTAAAAACGTTGGGTATTACAGATGCAAATAGATTTAAAGCGTCTTTTAATAGAGCAAATTTGTTTTATGAAGTGCGTCCAAAAACATCAGATATAGAAAAAGACATTATCCGTTTTGTAAAACAAAGAATGGGTAAATCTGGTATTATTTATTGTTTAAGTAGAAAAAAAGTAGAAGAAATTGCACAAATTTTACAAGTAAATGGTATTAATGCAGTTCCATATCATGCAGGTTTAGATGCGAAAACAAGAGTAAAACACCAAGACATGTTTTTAATGGAAGATTGCGATGTTGTAGTTGCAACCATTGCATTTGGAATGGGAATTGACAAACCAGATGTACGTTATGTAATTCATCACGACATTCCTAAAAGTTTAGAAAGCTACTACCAAGAAACAGGAAGAGCAGGAAGAGATGATGGAGAAGGATATTGTTTGGCTTTTTATGCTTATAAAGATATTGAAAAATTAGAAAAATTTATGGCGAGTAAACCTGTTGCAGAGCAGGAAATAGGTCATGCTTTGCTACAAGAAGTTGTTGGTTATGCAGAAACTTCTATGAACAGGCGTAAATATTTGTTACATTATTTTGGAGAAGAGTTCGACGAAATTAACGGAGAAGGAGCAGATATGGACGATAATTCTAGAAATCCAAAGAAAAAACACGAAGCCAAAGACGATGTTGTAAAAATATTATCTGTGGTTAGAGATACGCTTCAAAAATACAAAGCCAAAGAAGTTGTAAATACAATTATTGGAAAAGAAAATGCTTTATTAACTTCTCATAAAACACATTTGCAACCATTTTTCGGTATTGGAAAAGACAAATCTGCTGCTTATTGGATGGCGTTAATTCGTCAAATTTTGGTGGTGAATTTTATTCGTAAGGAAATAGAACAATATGGAGTAATAAAATTAGAAAAAGCTGGTGAGGAGTTTTTGGACAACCCAACTTCTTTTATGATGACAGAGGACCACTCTTATTCTGCAGAAAATGACAACACAATAATTACCAATGCAAAATCTTCTGGAGTCGCTGCAGACGAAAAACTAATTAAAATATTAAAAGATTTAAGAAAAAAAGTAGCTTCGAAAACAGGCGTGCCACCTTTTGCCATTTTCCAAGATCCGTCTTTAGAAGATATGGCTTTAAAATACCCAATAACTCTAGAAGAATTATCTAAGGTTCATGGAGTTGGAGAAGGTAAAGCAAGAAAATTTGGTAAAGAATTCGTTAAGTTAATTGAAACTTATGTAGACGAAAACGATATTTTAAGACCAGACGATTTAATTGTAAAAAGTACAGGTGTAAATTCAGGAATGAAACTTTACATCATTCAGAATACCGATAGAAAATTACCTTTAGAAGACATTGCAAAGTCGAAAGGAAAGGAAATGAACGATTTGATTAAAGAAATGGAAGCAATTATATATTCTGGAACCAAATTAAATATCGATTATGCTTTGGACGATTTATTGGATGAAGATCAACAAGAAGAAATTCACGAATATTTTATGGAAGCAGAATCCGACAGCATTCAAGAGGCTTTAGATGAGTTTGATGGTGATTATGATGAAGAAGAACTGCGTTTAATGCGAATTAAATTTATAAATGAAGTAGGAAATTAA
- a CDS encoding YheT family hydrolase, with protein sequence MPVFNSDFSPTLPFKNGHFNTMYRPLFMKDVCSYKRKRITTWDNDFIDLDFSIVGSKTLVLLIHGLEGSSESKYMASNSNYLNSKGIDTVCFNLRGCSGEDNLLLATYHSGKTEDVKFVVEYLLESYNYKNIVLVGFSLGGNLTLKYLGENNTNLPSEIKGGIATSVPVDIASAEIEMEKLKNKLYMEMFFKTMKNKLLEKAHKFPEYQLDKDKLFKATKFKHLEYLYTVPVFGFKNPQDYWKKASSKPYLSKIDRPTLLINAKDDTFLSLDCYPRKEALKSDKFYLEIPKYGGHVGFMSSFNASENIWLEKRIGRFIEENIHIKLS encoded by the coding sequence ATGCCAGTATTTAATTCGGACTTCTCTCCTACTTTACCCTTTAAAAATGGTCATTTCAACACGATGTACAGACCACTTTTTATGAAAGATGTTTGTAGCTACAAAAGAAAAAGAATTACAACTTGGGATAACGATTTTATAGACTTAGATTTCTCTATTGTGGGTTCTAAAACCTTGGTTTTATTAATTCACGGTTTAGAAGGAAGCTCTGAATCTAAATATATGGCATCGAACTCCAACTACCTAAACTCTAAAGGAATAGATACTGTTTGTTTTAATTTAAGAGGTTGTAGTGGAGAAGATAATTTGTTGTTAGCCACCTATCACAGTGGAAAAACAGAAGATGTAAAATTTGTAGTTGAATACTTGTTAGAAAGTTACAATTATAAAAATATTGTGTTAGTTGGTTTTAGTTTGGGTGGCAATTTAACGTTGAAATATTTAGGAGAAAACAATACAAATTTACCTTCAGAAATTAAGGGTGGAATCGCCACTTCTGTTCCTGTTGATATTGCTTCTGCAGAAATAGAAATGGAAAAATTAAAGAATAAATTATATATGGAAATGTTCTTTAAAACTATGAAAAACAAATTGTTAGAGAAAGCTCATAAATTTCCAGAATATCAATTAGACAAAGACAAATTGTTTAAAGCTACAAAGTTTAAACATTTAGAATATTTATATACAGTACCTGTTTTTGGTTTTAAAAATCCGCAAGATTATTGGAAAAAAGCGAGTTCAAAGCCCTATTTATCTAAAATAGATAGACCAACATTATTAATAAATGCAAAAGACGATACTTTTTTATCATTAGATTGTTACCCCAGAAAAGAAGCGTTAAAATCGGATAAATTTTATTTAGAAATTCCAAAATACGGAGGTCATGTGGGTTTTATGAGTTCTTTTAATGCTTCTGAAAACATATGGTTAGAAAAGCGAATTGGTAGATTTATAGAAGAAAACATTCATATAAAACTCTCCTAA
- the tatC gene encoding twin-arginine translocase subunit TatC codes for MAEKQKEMSFLGHLEELRWHLVRSAAAIFIIAILLFVFQKQVYEYFLLAHRKPDFVTYQFFCDFFNMFGMDSTFCNVKFKDNLISLKPTQQLMNAIWSSLILGIILSFPYLLWEIWRFVSPGLTQNEVKRSKGFIFIASLLFFLGIAFSFYVIAPISIHFLYNYQITDLIQNNFTMDSHIGLVTNMLLGVAILFELPVLIYFLTKIGLVTPEFLKKYRKHALVVVLILAAIITPPDIASQVIVAIPILILYEISIKVSKMVIKKQQKDAQKSPRV; via the coding sequence ATGGCAGAAAAACAAAAAGAGATGTCTTTTCTAGGTCATCTAGAAGAATTAAGATGGCATTTAGTAAGAAGTGCAGCTGCAATATTTATTATTGCAATCTTGTTATTTGTGTTTCAAAAACAAGTTTATGAATATTTTCTATTAGCACATAGAAAACCAGATTTTGTAACCTATCAATTTTTCTGTGATTTCTTTAATATGTTTGGGATGGACAGTACTTTTTGTAATGTAAAATTTAAAGATAATTTAATAAGTTTAAAACCTACACAGCAATTAATGAATGCCATTTGGTCCTCATTAATATTAGGTATTATTTTATCTTTTCCTTATTTATTATGGGAAATTTGGCGTTTTGTATCTCCTGGCTTAACCCAAAACGAAGTTAAAAGATCTAAAGGATTTATTTTTATAGCTTCCTTATTATTTTTTCTAGGAATCGCTTTCAGTTTTTATGTAATTGCTCCAATTTCAATCCATTTCTTATACAATTATCAAATTACAGATTTAATTCAGAATAATTTTACGATGGATTCTCATATTGGACTCGTAACCAATATGTTATTAGGAGTTGCAATTCTTTTTGAACTGCCTGTTTTAATCTACTTTTTAACAAAAATAGGTTTGGTAACTCCAGAATTTTTAAAGAAGTACAGAAAACATGCTTTGGTTGTCGTGCTTATTTTAGCGGCAATTATTACGCCTCCAGATATTGCTAGTCAAGTTATTGTAGCAATTCCAATACTTATTTTATATGAAATAAGTATTAAAGTTTCGAAAATGGTGATTAAAAAACAACAAAAAGATGCACAAAAAAGTCCAAGAGTTTAA
- a CDS encoding CDP-alcohol phosphatidyltransferase family protein codes for MKKHIPNLLTLGNLFCGVLATIFAVEGNFGLAGLLVVIGIFFDFFDGFAARLLNVSGELGKQLDSLADMVTSGVVPGIIMFGLLSPSEYFEFHKEETATIIWTGFKFVPIQLIGLILTLGACYRLAKFNIDTRQSESFIGLPTPAMSLFVISLPLIQANTDIDFVQNLISNNYFLIVITLLLTYLMNAEIPLFSLKFKEYSFKNNIIKYLFLLISLVMIITLQYLSIPLIITLYVILSVINNYGKKATV; via the coding sequence ATGAAAAAACACATTCCTAATTTATTAACACTTGGTAATCTTTTTTGTGGAGTTCTTGCAACTATTTTTGCAGTTGAAGGTAATTTTGGTTTGGCTGGATTATTAGTTGTAATTGGTATTTTTTTCGATTTTTTTGATGGATTTGCTGCACGTTTATTAAACGTTTCTGGAGAATTAGGAAAACAGTTAGATTCTTTAGCAGATATGGTTACAAGTGGGGTTGTGCCTGGAATTATAATGTTTGGTTTATTATCGCCAAGTGAATATTTTGAATTCCATAAAGAGGAGACTGCTACTATAATTTGGACTGGTTTTAAGTTCGTTCCAATTCAGCTTATTGGATTAATTTTAACGCTTGGAGCTTGTTACAGACTCGCAAAATTCAATATAGATACAAGACAATCGGAATCTTTTATAGGTTTGCCAACACCAGCAATGAGTTTGTTTGTAATTTCTTTGCCTTTAATTCAAGCAAATACTGATATTGACTTTGTTCAAAATTTAATTTCTAACAACTATTTTTTAATTGTAATTACATTGTTATTAACGTATTTAATGAATGCTGAAATTCCTCTATTTTCATTAAAATTTAAAGAGTATTCATTTAAAAATAATATAATAAAGTATTTGTTTTTATTGATTTCTTTAGTGATGATTATTACACTTCAATATTTGTCAATTCCTTTAATTATAACACTTTACGTGATTTTATCTGTAATAAATAATTATGGAAAAAAAGCCACAGTTTAA